A window of the Desulforapulum autotrophicum HRM2 genome harbors these coding sequences:
- a CDS encoding GntR family transcriptional regulator — translation MAKTNLDEFAYKAILDLIFKNHFKPGEFLFETELSESLGLSRTPVRHALGQLIAEGFLDKKKKKGCFIPLATPEDARHIFYAREHIEGLAAASAARCATDEEVQYLYGLIEKENKVQNFGNHASKLLYVEINEDFHLSIARFSQNKYLEHYCRHAFCRSNVYIFFFDKYYSSLTMDSQVQEPQQHLEITAAIENRNEEKAEHLMRQHVRTTFEQLFIKL, via the coding sequence ATGGCAAAAACGAATCTGGATGAATTTGCATACAAGGCCATTCTCGACCTGATTTTTAAAAATCATTTTAAACCCGGTGAGTTCCTTTTTGAAACCGAACTTTCAGAGTCCCTTGGGTTAAGCAGAACACCTGTCCGCCATGCATTGGGGCAGCTTATCGCAGAAGGCTTTCTGGATAAAAAAAAGAAAAAAGGGTGCTTTATCCCTTTGGCGACTCCAGAAGACGCCCGTCATATTTTTTATGCCAGGGAGCATATTGAGGGTCTTGCTGCAGCCTCAGCAGCGCGGTGTGCGACAGATGAGGAGGTTCAGTATCTCTACGGCCTGATTGAAAAAGAAAACAAAGTTCAAAATTTCGGCAACCATGCATCCAAACTACTCTATGTGGAGATCAATGAGGATTTTCATTTGAGTATTGCCAGGTTCAGCCAGAACAAATACCTTGAACACTATTGTCGCCATGCTTTTTGCCGTTCAAATGTCTATATATTTTTTTTTGATAAATATTACAGTAGTTTGACCATGGATAGTCAGGTTCAAGAGCCCCAGCAGCATCTGGAAATTACCGCTGCCATTGAAAACCGGAATGAAGAAAAAGCCGAACATCTCATGAGGCAACACGTGAGAACGACCTTTGAACAATTGTTCATAAAACTTTAA
- the pylB gene encoding methylornithine synthase PylB, with protein sequence MQTEPAVLYLPELLNHLAGGGKADRNQIKFLLSLSHDEEIERLFKTAREVRRKHFGDRVFLYGFLYFSTFCRNNCRFCQYRQANHALSRYRKNESEILAAAREMADTGVHLIDLTMGEDPELFADGDRGFERLADICRKVQQETGLPVMISPGVMPDHALKMLADAGVTWYACYQETHTRSLYNRLRPGQDFDERMLRKRTARKLGMLIEEGLLTGVGESVDDLATSMEMMADLDAHQVRVMTFVPQKGTPMVDVPPSENLKELIIIAVMRLLFPDRLIPASLDVDGLDGLKARLDAGANVITSIVPPQKGLAGVAHNSLDIEDARRTHDSIVPILTSCGLTVAEVGEYRSWIEK encoded by the coding sequence ATGCAGACAGAGCCAGCAGTTCTTTATTTGCCGGAACTTTTAAATCATCTGGCGGGTGGTGGCAAGGCCGACCGAAATCAAATCAAATTCTTGCTCAGCCTTTCCCATGATGAAGAGATTGAAAGGCTGTTTAAAACAGCCAGGGAAGTTCGTAGAAAGCATTTTGGAGACAGGGTCTTTTTGTATGGATTCCTTTATTTCAGTACTTTTTGCCGAAATAATTGTCGATTCTGCCAGTACAGACAAGCGAATCATGCCCTTTCCCGGTATCGAAAAAACGAATCCGAGATTCTGGCCGCTGCAAGAGAAATGGCCGACACCGGTGTGCATCTTATTGATCTTACAATGGGGGAAGATCCTGAACTGTTTGCCGATGGTGACAGAGGATTTGAACGACTTGCTGACATTTGCCGCAAGGTGCAGCAGGAGACTGGGCTACCGGTGATGATTTCTCCGGGGGTGATGCCGGATCATGCCCTTAAAATGCTGGCGGATGCCGGGGTCACCTGGTATGCCTGTTACCAGGAGACGCACACCCGGTCACTTTACAACCGCCTTCGACCCGGCCAGGATTTTGACGAACGAATGCTCAGAAAACGCACGGCCAGGAAGCTTGGTATGCTCATCGAAGAGGGGCTCCTCACCGGTGTGGGTGAATCCGTGGATGATCTGGCCACTTCCATGGAGATGATGGCAGACTTGGATGCTCATCAGGTCCGGGTCATGACCTTTGTCCCCCAGAAGGGAACCCCCATGGTGGATGTGCCTCCCAGTGAGAACCTGAAAGAGCTGATCATCATTGCCGTCATGCGGTTATTGTTTCCAGACAGATTAATTCCGGCATCCCTGGATGTGGATGGGCTGGATGGGCTCAAAGCCAGACTGGATGCTGGCGCCAATGTCATCACCAGTATTGTTCCCCCCCAAAAGGGCCTGGCCGGTGTGGCCCATAACTCCCTTGACATTGAGGATGCCAGACGTACCCATGATTCCATTGTTCCCATTCTGACCTCCTGTGGCTTGACTGTGGCTGAGGTCGGGGAGTATCGCTCCTGGATAGAAAAATAG
- a CDS encoding saccharopine dehydrogenase family protein, with product MKEEKMKVLVLGGCGIQGRTVLYDLAPDPDIGEIICADIRFDALEQIKPFVDMAKITTVVLDARQKDQLIDLYGKVDIVIDLLPSSFEEAVYEAALEAKVDIVNANYGHELRKLDSQAKQAGIAIMPECGLDPGIDLVIYGDATRRLDQLHLINSYCGGFPEKKACTNPLNYKLSWIWRGVLNSTMRQGRIIKDGKIVDIPAMNQHDERFLHTIDFPGLGPLEAIPNGDAVIFTDFLGVTDTIVETGRYSLRWPGWSAFWRPLKQLGFLSDEPVKGLAGTISPIDFLDKFLGPQLEYQKDEKDLVTMINVFEGLKEGKKARFTSTMLIERDLETGITAMSKGVGYTAAITARMIARGDIKEKGVLSPLHHIPVVPLLSGLKDRGIQINEEFIVLE from the coding sequence ATGAAAGAGGAAAAGATGAAAGTTCTTGTGCTTGGTGGATGTGGAATTCAGGGCCGAACGGTTTTGTATGATCTGGCCCCAGATCCGGACATTGGTGAAATCATCTGCGCCGATATCCGGTTTGACGCGCTGGAGCAAATCAAACCGTTTGTGGACATGGCCAAAATTACCACCGTGGTCCTGGATGCCCGGCAAAAAGATCAATTGATCGACCTTTATGGAAAAGTGGATATCGTCATTGACCTTTTGCCAAGTTCCTTTGAAGAGGCTGTGTATGAAGCGGCCCTGGAAGCAAAGGTTGACATTGTCAATGCCAACTATGGCCACGAATTAAGAAAACTGGACAGCCAGGCAAAGCAGGCCGGGATTGCAATTATGCCCGAATGTGGACTGGACCCGGGTATTGATCTGGTCATCTATGGAGATGCGACCAGACGACTTGACCAGCTCCATTTGATCAATTCCTACTGCGGTGGATTCCCGGAAAAAAAAGCCTGTACCAACCCGTTGAATTATAAATTATCCTGGATATGGAGAGGGGTGTTGAACTCTACCATGCGCCAGGGACGAATCATCAAAGATGGTAAAATAGTCGATATCCCGGCCATGAATCAGCATGATGAACGATTTCTCCACACCATTGATTTTCCGGGACTGGGGCCCCTGGAGGCCATCCCCAACGGTGATGCTGTTATTTTTACAGATTTTCTGGGTGTCACAGACACCATTGTGGAAACCGGGCGATATTCCTTGAGATGGCCGGGCTGGAGTGCTTTCTGGCGGCCTTTGAAACAACTGGGGTTCTTAAGTGATGAACCGGTAAAAGGCCTTGCCGGAACAATTTCTCCCATTGATTTTCTGGATAAATTCCTAGGTCCCCAATTGGAATACCAGAAAGATGAAAAAGACCTGGTTACAATGATCAACGTCTTTGAAGGCCTAAAAGAGGGTAAAAAGGCCCGGTTCACCAGTACCATGCTTATTGAAAGGGACCTGGAAACGGGAATCACTGCCATGAGCAAGGGTGTGGGGTATACTGCCGCCATTACAGCCCGGATGATCGCCAGGGGGGATATTAAGGAAAAAGGTGTGCTTTCCCCGCTGCATCATATTCCGGTGGTCCCATTACTATCCGGCCTGAAAGATCGAGGTATACAAATTAATGAGGAATTTATTGTTCTGGAATAG
- a CDS encoding D-cysteine desulfhydrase family protein, with protein sequence MKLYRLPRYVLAEFPTPVDFLESFSKLNNGPKIYMKRDDLTSLGMGGNKTRKLEFLVGEALDQGKDTLVTAGGLQSNHCRLTAAAAGKAGLDCHLVLNGNCPETASGNLLLDKIFGAQIHYCDRKDRDQRLYQVADTLQNQGKRPYVIPVGGSNGVGSVGYVNAMVELHAQLTQMKVQPDAIVFATSSGGTQAGLTLGAELTGFKGQVLGISIDQVKTGKNPFPPVLLEIARATAQRLGISTELTEQDFSLNCDYLGAGYAVPADLEFNAIRDLARCEGILLGPVYTARAMGGLMDLIQQGVFKKGQTVLFWHTGGSPELFAWSSQLGSQSGSFEG encoded by the coding sequence ATGAAATTATATCGTTTGCCAAGATATGTCCTGGCTGAATTTCCAACCCCGGTTGATTTTCTTGAGTCGTTTTCAAAATTGAACAACGGACCCAAAATATATATGAAGCGGGATGACCTTACTTCCCTGGGCATGGGCGGCAATAAAACAAGGAAGCTTGAATTCCTCGTTGGCGAAGCCCTGGACCAGGGTAAAGATACCCTGGTTACCGCAGGAGGGCTGCAATCCAACCACTGCCGTCTGACAGCGGCTGCCGCCGGAAAAGCCGGCCTTGACTGCCATCTGGTTCTAAACGGCAATTGTCCTGAAACGGCCAGCGGCAATCTGCTGCTGGATAAAATATTCGGGGCCCAGATCCATTATTGTGACAGGAAAGACAGGGACCAGCGACTCTACCAGGTGGCGGACACCCTTCAAAACCAGGGGAAACGTCCCTATGTCATTCCCGTTGGCGGATCCAACGGCGTGGGGTCTGTGGGTTATGTGAACGCCATGGTGGAACTCCATGCCCAGCTTACGCAGATGAAGGTCCAGCCCGATGCCATTGTGTTTGCCACAAGTTCCGGTGGTACCCAGGCAGGCCTGACCCTGGGTGCAGAGCTAACAGGGTTTAAGGGGCAGGTCCTGGGCATCAGTATTGATCAGGTCAAAACCGGAAAAAATCCTTTTCCCCCGGTTCTCCTTGAAATTGCCAGGGCAACGGCCCAAAGGCTTGGTATCAGTACGGAGTTGACAGAACAGGATTTTTCTCTTAATTGTGATTACCTGGGTGCAGGCTATGCCGTGCCGGCAGATCTGGAGTTTAATGCCATTCGGGATCTGGCCAGGTGCGAGGGCATTCTGCTTGGTCCGGTGTATACCGCCCGTGCCATGGGGGGGCTGATGGACCTGATCCAACAAGGGGTATTTAAAAAAGGCCAGACCGTCTTGTTCTGGCATACCGGCGGATCTCCGGAATTATTTGCATGGTCAAGTCAGTTGGGCTCACAATCCGGGTCGTTTGAAGGATAA
- a CDS encoding amino acid ABC transporter permease encodes MMGFYFNRLVEILPLFLKGLWMTTQIAFISLGVCTVLGFSLGILRSGKSVILKWIIGVYVSFVRGTPFVVQVFIIFFIFPEWGLQLEAFSAALLAMAIMGSAFICEIVAGGIASISKGQWEAAESSGLSRIQQMRLVILPQAMRVILPPLVGQFVLLIKDTSVVSVIGVMDLTRVGWITVIRIPEGLMVFSLVGILYFVISYPLILLSNYLERKMAV; translated from the coding sequence ATGATGGGATTTTATTTCAACCGGCTTGTGGAGATTTTGCCCCTTTTTCTAAAGGGTCTGTGGATGACCACACAGATCGCCTTTATCAGTCTGGGGGTCTGTACGGTGCTCGGATTCAGCCTGGGGATATTGAGGTCCGGTAAAAGTGTGATTCTCAAGTGGATCATCGGGGTCTATGTCTCGTTTGTAAGGGGAACCCCCTTTGTCGTCCAGGTGTTCATTATCTTTTTTATTTTTCCTGAATGGGGACTTCAATTGGAAGCCTTTTCGGCAGCCCTTCTGGCCATGGCCATCATGGGTTCGGCTTTTATCTGTGAAATTGTGGCCGGTGGCATTGCGTCCATTTCCAAGGGGCAGTGGGAGGCCGCAGAATCTTCCGGCCTGAGTCGGATTCAGCAGATGCGCCTGGTTATTCTGCCCCAGGCCATGCGGGTGATTCTTCCCCCCCTTGTGGGGCAGTTTGTCCTGCTGATAAAAGATACCTCGGTGGTATCGGTGATCGGGGTGATGGATCTGACCCGGGTGGGATGGATCACCGTAATCCGGATCCCCGAAGGGCTGATGGTGTTTTCCCTGGTGGGTATTCTCTACTTTGTCATCTCCTATCCCCTGATTCTTCTGTCCAACTATCTGGAACGAAAAATGGCGGTTTAA
- a CDS encoding ABC transporter substrate-binding protein, which translates to MKLKQMLTMALAFLIALSFSGLSFANNLTDIVKRGELRVAVQSGNPPYAFIDKNGDHTGSMIEFTKGMADAMGVKLKILDFDWDGLIPALLSGKADILAADMTPTLKRSLKITFTDPWIYVQPCIFTRTDKAYQTLEDVNKSDVTVGVLLGSTGENIARTYLPNAKIKAYKGGGRMIVQALVAGHVDAGVNDDLAVLTVLSDFPPNSVRLLDKRLGQGKDPLAFAVRHEAVNLWQWINLYFQTIRSSGEYDRNIAYWMEGIDWKKDH; encoded by the coding sequence ATGAAATTGAAACAGATGTTAACCATGGCCCTTGCTTTTCTCATTGCGCTGTCCTTTTCAGGACTAAGCTTTGCCAACAACCTGACGGATATCGTGAAACGAGGCGAACTCAGGGTCGCCGTTCAGTCAGGAAACCCGCCCTATGCCTTTATTGATAAGAACGGTGACCACACAGGATCCATGATTGAGTTTACTAAAGGAATGGCCGATGCCATGGGCGTGAAGCTCAAAATACTGGATTTTGACTGGGACGGACTGATTCCTGCCCTTCTTTCCGGCAAGGCCGATATCCTGGCCGCGGATATGACCCCGACCCTGAAGCGGTCGTTGAAAATTACCTTTACCGACCCCTGGATCTATGTTCAGCCCTGTATCTTTACCCGCACCGACAAAGCGTACCAGACCCTGGAAGATGTGAATAAATCTGATGTCACGGTGGGTGTTCTTCTGGGCTCCACAGGTGAGAACATCGCCAGAACGTATCTGCCCAATGCCAAAATCAAGGCCTACAAAGGCGGCGGTCGGATGATTGTCCAGGCCCTTGTTGCCGGACATGTGGATGCCGGTGTAAATGATGACCTGGCGGTTCTTACCGTTCTTTCTGACTTTCCCCCCAATTCAGTCCGCTTGCTTGACAAACGACTGGGCCAGGGAAAAGATCCCCTTGCCTTTGCCGTCCGTCATGAGGCTGTGAACCTGTGGCAGTGGATTAATCTTTATTTTCAGACCATTCGTTCCAGCGGCGAATATGACAGAAATATCGCTTATTGGATGGAAGGTATTGATTGGAAAAAAGATCACTAG
- a CDS encoding amino acid ABC transporter permease gives MDGNMLADFNFRIIMEYLPLFLHGLGATFLISTASIFLALVVGVIACACRISQIKYLKYPAIAYIELIRSTPLLVQIYFFYFGLPTLGVRIPEIQTGILALMLNSGAYIAEIIRAGISSVDEGHIEAGISSGLNYVQRMRFIILPQALGATIPPLLGQAIVLVKDSALLSLISVAELTRCGQVLTSERFMPTEAFLTVAFFYMCIYFVLKSLADWSQKKLIFREVY, from the coding sequence ATGGATGGTAATATGCTGGCTGATTTTAATTTTAGAATTATCATGGAGTACCTGCCGCTTTTTTTACATGGGCTGGGTGCCACTTTTTTAATTTCCACGGCGTCTATTTTCCTGGCGCTGGTCGTCGGAGTTATTGCCTGCGCATGCCGGATTTCACAGATTAAATACCTGAAGTATCCCGCCATCGCCTATATTGAGCTGATCAGGTCCACCCCGCTTCTGGTTCAGATTTATTTTTTCTATTTCGGGTTACCCACCCTGGGTGTCAGAATTCCAGAGATACAGACTGGAATCCTTGCTCTGATGCTCAACTCAGGGGCCTATATTGCTGAAATTATACGGGCAGGGATCAGTTCCGTGGATGAAGGTCACATTGAAGCCGGGATTTCATCTGGTTTGAATTACGTCCAGCGGATGCGGTTTATCATCCTGCCCCAGGCTCTGGGGGCTACCATTCCTCCTTTGCTGGGCCAGGCCATTGTCCTGGTCAAGGATTCAGCCCTGCTTTCCTTGATTTCAGTGGCAGAATTGACCCGGTGCGGCCAGGTCCTGACTTCGGAACGTTTCATGCCCACCGAGGCTTTCTTAACGGTTGCCTTTTTTTATATGTGCATTTATTTTGTGCTTAAATCCCTGGCCGACTGGTCCCAGAAAAAGTTGATTTTCAGGGAGGTGTATTGA
- a CDS encoding FG-GAP repeat domain-containing protein: MNNKKSFAWFTLFVLLLLSYPKAPQANGLDWSETLSFLREKFPRAYVHMGDVVETNGNRVVFNLKTGTTELPSRGSELMVTSHEPGVPVYLQKESGIIKVISILDDRVLAQGVASFKGSFEKGDSIVMPASPTVYLYTQIRDKESFLPYKNLLQGLIDEHLEVVETHDATISNNGGPYGVLLRLDAGNGYLATKIQSIYSGNTFYSGSVPLETAVALSNPDENKVNVNIPEKQAVAPMVLDGTVHPRKTQTLDGEGYLSLDGEYKRLVFADMDADGKQELILLKDQGIFGFKPVDGKYLAWKHFLFKGSDLLGIHLHCGDMDMDGKDELLVTLVEETEHLGKKDSILKSLILTFANDTLTILDEHLPFYLRTIQDRGGKVVFIGQAGGQYEPYAGPIFQIHYDKNQKKVVKGPLYKPAAEVFSLYQFNLDPFDEDRLLILEPNNDLYGYHASSEKIGTISPRNYGAYEEISYPVKLKKEVYSQGEFYGIGYKTVFAPRRFVLNKEHANLVFLINKERASNIARAAFNKFLGKSSAKDQILGIMWQGDRLIEPWKSEAMERDIIDFCFAGGYIHILGRNTNGNCFVSPIL, encoded by the coding sequence ATGAATAATAAAAAATCGTTTGCATGGTTCACTCTCTTCGTTTTGCTGCTCCTGTCCTATCCCAAAGCACCCCAGGCCAATGGGCTGGATTGGAGTGAAACCCTATCATTTCTCCGGGAAAAATTCCCCCGTGCATATGTACATATGGGCGATGTGGTCGAGACCAATGGCAATCGTGTGGTGTTTAATCTGAAAACAGGAACAACAGAACTTCCATCAAGGGGAAGTGAGTTGATGGTCACAAGCCATGAGCCTGGGGTACCGGTTTATTTACAAAAAGAATCCGGAATAATAAAGGTCATCTCTATTCTTGATGATAGGGTTCTTGCCCAGGGGGTGGCCTCCTTCAAAGGCAGTTTTGAAAAAGGAGATAGCATTGTGATGCCGGCATCCCCAACGGTCTATCTCTATACCCAGATAAGGGACAAGGAATCATTTTTGCCCTATAAAAACTTGCTCCAGGGACTCATTGACGAGCATCTGGAGGTCGTTGAAACCCATGATGCCACAATTTCAAACAATGGTGGTCCCTATGGGGTGCTATTGCGGTTGGATGCCGGCAATGGATATCTTGCAACAAAAATTCAGTCCATCTATTCCGGCAACACCTTTTATTCGGGTTCAGTTCCCCTTGAAACAGCCGTGGCCCTTTCAAACCCTGATGAAAACAAAGTCAACGTCAACATTCCGGAAAAGCAGGCGGTCGCGCCCATGGTGCTGGACGGGACCGTCCATCCCCGGAAAACGCAAACCCTGGATGGCGAAGGTTATTTATCCCTGGATGGTGAATATAAACGTCTTGTTTTTGCCGATATGGATGCAGATGGCAAGCAGGAGCTGATTCTGCTCAAAGACCAGGGAATCTTTGGTTTCAAGCCGGTTGATGGCAAATACCTGGCCTGGAAACACTTTTTGTTCAAAGGGTCTGACCTTTTGGGCATCCATCTCCATTGCGGAGACATGGACATGGATGGAAAAGATGAACTCCTTGTAACCCTTGTTGAAGAAACAGAGCACCTGGGGAAAAAAGACTCTATCCTTAAATCATTGATTCTCACATTTGCCAATGACACCCTTACGATTCTGGATGAGCACCTGCCGTTTTACCTTCGCACCATTCAGGACAGGGGTGGGAAAGTGGTCTTCATTGGCCAGGCAGGCGGGCAGTATGAACCCTACGCCGGTCCTATTTTTCAAATCCATTATGACAAAAACCAGAAAAAAGTCGTCAAGGGTCCATTGTACAAGCCTGCAGCCGAGGTTTTTTCATTGTATCAGTTTAACCTGGATCCCTTTGATGAGGATCGTTTGCTGATATTGGAACCCAACAATGACCTTTATGGATACCATGCCTCTTCTGAGAAAATCGGTACGATTTCACCACGGAACTACGGCGCCTATGAAGAGATATCCTATCCTGTAAAACTCAAGAAGGAAGTTTATTCACAAGGTGAATTTTATGGGATTGGATACAAAACCGTTTTTGCGCCAAGACGTTTTGTGTTGAACAAAGAACATGCCAATCTGGTCTTTTTGATCAATAAAGAGAGGGCCTCTAATATCGCAAGGGCTGCTTTCAATAAATTTCTGGGTAAATCCTCGGCAAAAGACCAGATCCTGGGGATCATGTGGCAGGGAGACAGGCTTATTGAACCCTGGAAATCCGAGGCAATGGAAAGGGACATTATCGATTTCTGCTTTGCAGGAGGTTACATCCATATCCTTGGCAGAAACACCAATGGTAATTGCTTTGTTTCGCCCATCCTTTAA
- a CDS encoding acyl-CoA dehydrogenase codes for MAEWIADKKEIDFILYEMFDAETLLQHDKFKDFSKKMFDMVISEARKLAIKEILPTLADSDQNGARFENGQVKAPESFHRARKAVIEAEFTSPTEDPAWGGQGLPYLISIAMMEYVIGANYALSSYVNMGHGTGKMIEIFGTDRLKALFVENLYTAHWSGTMLLTEPEAGSDVGALTTSAKKNPDGTYSITGNKIFITGGDHDLAENIIHPVLARVEGAPSGSKGISIFIVPKIWVNDDKSLGKNNDVQCTGIEEKMGMHGSATCSMSLGSKGNCRGFLLGQENQGLAIMFHMMNEARLNVGFQGSSAASMAYLYALDYAKQRIQGKALHDMKNPEAKSVPIIQHPDVRRMLTWMKAHVDGMRSLVFYVSNLFDTQGLFPDTPEGEQAGKLIELLTPIVKAYCAQRGFEVCVQAVQVHGGYGYISEFPVEQLVRDVKIASIYEGTDGIQAMDLLARKLGMDGGKVFTGLLEIIGKTIKSAQDNTTLAPLADELEKTVNALCLTAMVIGGTARSKKYATAFAHAYPFLDVIGDVCLGWMHLWRAKAAADALGNNTKGKSRLFYEGIIHTARFYIQTVLPVTLGKMNSVQALCDASLTIDQTAF; via the coding sequence ATGGCCGAATGGATCGCAGATAAAAAAGAGATCGATTTCATCCTCTATGAAATGTTCGATGCGGAAACGTTGCTGCAGCATGACAAATTCAAAGATTTTTCAAAGAAAATGTTTGATATGGTCATTTCAGAAGCCAGGAAACTGGCCATCAAGGAAATCCTGCCGACCCTGGCGGACAGCGATCAAAACGGTGCCCGGTTTGAAAACGGACAGGTCAAAGCACCCGAGTCTTTTCACCGGGCGCGCAAAGCCGTCATTGAAGCAGAATTCACCTCCCCCACCGAAGACCCTGCCTGGGGCGGTCAGGGCCTGCCCTATCTCATCTCCATTGCCATGATGGAATATGTGATCGGCGCCAACTATGCCCTGAGCAGCTATGTCAACATGGGCCATGGCACAGGAAAAATGATCGAAATCTTTGGAACCGACCGGTTAAAGGCGCTTTTTGTTGAGAACCTCTATACGGCCCACTGGTCAGGAACCATGCTCCTCACAGAGCCTGAAGCAGGTTCGGATGTGGGGGCGCTTACAACGTCCGCAAAAAAGAATCCCGACGGTACCTATTCCATTACCGGTAACAAAATTTTCATAACCGGAGGGGATCATGACCTTGCTGAAAATATTATCCATCCAGTACTGGCACGGGTTGAAGGGGCGCCCAGCGGAAGCAAAGGTATTTCCATTTTTATTGTTCCAAAAATTTGGGTCAACGACGATAAAAGCCTTGGCAAAAACAATGATGTTCAGTGCACGGGTATCGAAGAAAAAATGGGGATGCACGGGTCTGCAACCTGCTCCATGTCCCTGGGTTCAAAAGGCAACTGCCGGGGATTCCTGCTGGGTCAGGAGAACCAGGGACTGGCCATCATGTTCCACATGATGAACGAAGCGCGCCTCAATGTCGGCTTCCAGGGAAGTTCTGCAGCGTCCATGGCCTATCTTTACGCCCTTGACTATGCAAAGCAAAGAATCCAGGGCAAAGCGCTCCATGACATGAAAAACCCTGAAGCCAAATCCGTTCCCATCATCCAGCACCCGGATGTCAGGCGCATGCTCACCTGGATGAAGGCCCATGTGGATGGCATGCGAAGTCTTGTTTTCTATGTGTCAAACCTGTTTGACACCCAGGGACTCTTCCCGGATACACCCGAAGGAGAGCAGGCAGGCAAACTCATTGAACTTCTGACCCCAATTGTTAAGGCCTATTGCGCCCAAAGAGGTTTTGAGGTGTGTGTTCAGGCAGTCCAGGTCCATGGCGGATACGGATATATCAGTGAATTTCCGGTGGAGCAACTGGTCCGGGATGTGAAAATCGCCTCGATCTATGAAGGGACCGATGGTATTCAGGCCATGGATCTTCTGGCCCGCAAACTCGGCATGGACGGCGGAAAAGTATTTACCGGACTGTTGGAAATAATAGGCAAGACCATTAAATCAGCACAGGACAACACAACACTTGCTCCCCTGGCAGACGAGCTCGAAAAAACGGTGAATGCCCTATGCCTTACAGCAATGGTTATCGGCGGTACAGCCAGGTCAAAGAAATATGCAACAGCCTTTGCCCATGCATATCCTTTTCTGGATGTGATCGGGGATGTTTGCCTTGGATGGATGCACCTGTGGCGGGCCAAGGCGGCAGCAGACGCCCTTGGGAACAATACCAAAGGAAAAAGTCGCCTCTTTTATGAAGGCATTATCCACACTGCACGATTTTACATCCAAACGGTTTTACCGGTAACCCTGGGAAAAATGAATTCAGTTCAGGCCCTTTGCGATGCCTCCTTGACCATAGATCAGACGGCCTTTTAA
- a CDS encoding amino acid ABC transporter ATP-binding protein: MENIIEFKNVNKWFGKLHVLNNINLQVARGEVLVICGPSGSGKSTLIRCINRLENIHDGEIHVNKMQVHDKSANLTKLRADIGFVFQQFHLYPHMTVLQNIILAPMHVKKINRSLAEKIAMEKLDQVGLTEKANAYPIQLSGGQQQRVAIARGLAMSPDIMLFDEPTSALDPEMIGEVLDVMVNLVSEGMTMCVVTHEMGFARKVADRVLFMDEGQIIETGKPIDFFDNPTTERARGFISMILTH, from the coding sequence ATGGAAAATATTATAGAATTTAAAAATGTAAATAAATGGTTTGGAAAGCTCCACGTATTGAACAATATCAATCTTCAGGTGGCCAGGGGGGAAGTCCTGGTGATCTGTGGCCCCAGCGGATCGGGAAAATCCACATTGATCCGGTGTATCAACCGCCTTGAAAATATCCATGATGGTGAGATCCATGTAAACAAGATGCAGGTCCATGACAAGTCTGCAAATTTAACCAAGCTCAGGGCTGATATCGGTTTTGTGTTTCAGCAATTTCACCTCTATCCCCATATGACAGTTCTGCAGAACATTATCCTGGCGCCAATGCATGTGAAAAAAATCAACAGATCCCTGGCAGAAAAGATTGCCATGGAAAAACTCGACCAGGTGGGATTGACTGAAAAAGCCAATGCCTACCCCATCCAGCTGTCCGGTGGCCAGCAGCAGCGGGTGGCCATTGCAAGGGGCCTTGCCATGTCTCCTGACATCATGCTGTTTGACGAACCCACCTCTGCCCTGGACCCGGAAATGATCGGTGAGGTTTTAGACGTCATGGTCAACCTGGTATCCGAAGGCATGACCATGTGTGTGGTTACCCATGAAATGGGGTTTGCCAGAAAAGTGGCCGACCGGGTGCTGTTCATGGATGAAGGGCAAATTATTGAAACCGGGAAACCCATTGATTTCTTTGATAACCCGACCACAGAAAGGGCCCGGGGATTTATCAGCATGATACTGACCCATTAA